Proteins encoded within one genomic window of Formosa agariphila KMM 3901:
- a CDS encoding CdaR family protein: MKDIKSRFLEFVRSKKINIFALFLALSFTILILNKLSRTITNTIPISVNIVNLPETYVVLNDSNQKLNVTLKTYGFKFLRYYLSNPKLTLDYNDKLNLTDSTFKWSQQRSYSKINDQFDKDVEVISISPDSLLFKYDENTTRDVPIKFQKNIQFSPGYDVLEGFTITPDSIHIIGPEKTVNALKFIKTKSLELTNVHLDINQYLELELPENSQHLQFSHKSVRLTAKVEKFTEGTFNIPVTIKNVPKNLSLKYYPKSVSVSYYTNLSGFKDVVAQDFKVECDYNKHLENQSYLVPELVAQPESVKSAKIIQQKIEFIISE; the protein is encoded by the coding sequence ATGAAAGATATAAAATCAAGATTCTTAGAATTTGTTAGAAGTAAGAAAATAAACATTTTTGCTTTGTTTTTAGCATTGTCTTTTACCATTTTAATTCTGAATAAATTATCGAGAACAATTACCAATACCATTCCTATTTCTGTAAATATTGTTAATCTTCCAGAAACGTATGTGGTGTTAAACGATAGCAATCAAAAATTAAATGTGACACTTAAAACTTATGGTTTTAAGTTTTTAAGGTATTACTTATCAAATCCGAAATTAACTTTAGATTATAACGATAAATTAAACTTAACAGATTCCACTTTTAAATGGAGTCAGCAACGTTCATATTCTAAAATTAATGACCAGTTTGATAAGGATGTCGAGGTTATAAGTATTTCTCCCGATTCGTTATTGTTTAAGTACGATGAAAATACAACCCGAGATGTACCTATTAAGTTTCAAAAAAACATCCAATTTAGTCCAGGTTACGATGTGCTTGAGGGCTTTACCATAACTCCAGATTCTATTCATATTATAGGACCGGAAAAAACAGTAAATGCTTTAAAATTTATAAAAACCAAATCGTTAGAATTAACTAATGTGCATTTAGATATTAATCAGTATTTAGAATTGGAGTTGCCAGAAAATAGTCAGCATCTACAGTTTTCGCATAAAAGTGTGCGTCTTACTGCAAAAGTAGAAAAGTTTACAGAGGGAACTTTTAATATTCCTGTGACTATTAAGAATGTGCCTAAAAACTTGTCTTTAAAATATTATCCGAAATCGGTGTCGGTTTCTTATTACACAAATTTAAGTGGTTTTAAAGATGTTGTGGCGCAAGACTTTAAAGTAGAATGCGATTACAACAAGCATTTAGAAAATCAGTCGTATTTGGTTCCAGAGCTTGTCGCGCAACCCGAGTCG
- a CDS encoding glycosyltransferase, protein MHLQYSFIIPVYNRPDEIEELLESFINLKTSLDFEIVIIEDGSNITSEAVVNKFQEQLDITYFYKENTGPGHSRNFGMQHAKGNYFIILDSDCVLPSNYLNEVDASLNSEFVDCFGGPDAADASFTNLQKAINFSMTSFITTGGIRGNKNQVGKFQPRSFNMGLSKKAFQASKGFGTIHPGEDPDLSIRLWGLGFQTKLISDAFVYHKRRISWSKFYKQVHKFGLVRPILNSWHPQTAKITYWFPTVFIFGLLVAIIAFIFQFKWLLMAYVAYFVVAFFLALLQSKSLIVALLAIPAILIQFEGYGYGFIKSYINIQVLKKEAVRVYPELFFKL, encoded by the coding sequence ATGCACTTACAGTATTCTTTTATTATCCCTGTTTATAACCGTCCCGACGAAATTGAGGAGTTGCTTGAGAGTTTTATAAACTTAAAAACAAGTTTAGATTTTGAAATTGTAATTATCGAGGATGGCTCTAATATAACTTCGGAAGCTGTTGTCAATAAATTTCAAGAACAGCTGGATATTACGTATTTTTATAAAGAAAATACCGGTCCTGGACATTCCAGAAATTTCGGAATGCAACATGCCAAAGGGAACTATTTTATTATTCTAGATTCAGATTGTGTGTTACCTTCAAATTATTTAAATGAAGTTGATGCCAGTTTAAATTCTGAATTTGTAGATTGTTTTGGTGGTCCAGATGCTGCAGATGCGTCGTTTACAAACCTGCAAAAAGCCATTAATTTTTCAATGACTTCATTTATCACCACAGGAGGTATTCGCGGAAATAAAAATCAGGTGGGTAAATTTCAGCCTCGAAGTTTTAATATGGGATTGTCTAAAAAGGCGTTTCAAGCCTCTAAAGGCTTTGGAACCATACATCCTGGCGAAGACCCAGATTTATCGATTAGATTGTGGGGTTTAGGATTTCAAACTAAACTTATTTCTGATGCTTTTGTATATCACAAACGTCGTATTTCATGGTCTAAGTTTTATAAACAAGTCCATAAATTTGGATTGGTTCGTCCTATTTTAAATTCGTGGCATCCACAAACGGCAAAAATTACATATTGGTTTCCAACAGTGTTTATTTTCGGATTATTAGTTGCAATTATTGCTTTTATATTTCAGTTTAAATGGCTTTTAATGGCTTATGTTGCATATTTTGTTGTGGCGTTCTTTTTGGCTTTATTACAATCTAAAAGTTTAATTGTTGCATTATTGGCTATTCCCGCTATATTAATTCAGTTTGAAGGTTACGGGTATGGCTTTATAAAATCTTATATAAACATTCAGGTATTAAAAAAGGAAGCAGTACGTGTATATCCAGAATTATTCTTTAAATTATAG
- a CDS encoding enoyl-ACP reductase FabI, whose product MSYNLLKGKRGIIFGALDENSIAWKTAERVHEEGGTFVLTNAPVAMRMGQINELAEKTGSQIIPADATSVEDLQNLVEKSMEILGGKIDFVLHSIGMSINVRKGNHYTDQNYAYTQKGTDVSAMSFHKVMQTLYKAEAMNEWGSIVGLSYMAAQRVFPDYNDMADNKAYLESVARSFGYFFGKDKKVRVNTISQSPTPTTAGSGVKGFDGFIAYADKMSPLGNATALDCANYTVSLFSDLTKRVTLQNLYNDGGFSNMGVSNEVMEAFVASEKK is encoded by the coding sequence ATGTCATACAATTTATTAAAGGGAAAAAGAGGAATCATTTTTGGTGCATTAGACGAGAATTCTATAGCCTGGAAAACTGCAGAACGTGTTCATGAAGAAGGAGGAACGTTTGTTTTAACCAATGCACCTGTAGCAATGCGAATGGGGCAAATAAATGAACTGGCTGAAAAAACAGGATCACAAATTATTCCTGCCGACGCTACTTCTGTAGAAGATTTACAAAACCTAGTTGAAAAATCTATGGAGATTTTAGGCGGAAAAATAGATTTCGTTTTACATTCAATAGGCATGTCTATTAACGTAAGAAAAGGAAATCACTATACGGATCAAAATTACGCGTATACGCAAAAAGGAACAGATGTTTCTGCAATGTCTTTCCATAAAGTTATGCAAACACTTTACAAAGCAGAAGCTATGAATGAGTGGGGAAGTATTGTAGGATTATCGTATATGGCTGCACAACGTGTATTTCCAGATTATAACGATATGGCAGATAATAAAGCCTATTTAGAAAGTGTTGCACGTAGTTTTGGATACTTCTTTGGGAAGGATAAAAAAGTAAGAGTAAATACAATTTCTCAATCGCCTACACCTACAACAGCTGGTTCTGGTGTTAAAGGGTTTGATGGGTTTATTGCTTATGCAGATAAAATGTCGCCGCTTGGTAACGCTACAGCTTTAGACTGTGCAAACTATACGGTATCATTGTTTAGTGATTTAACTAAGCGTGTTACATTACAGAATTTATACAACGATGGCGGATTTAGTAACATGGGAGTTAGTAATGAAGTTATGGAAGCTTTTGTTGCTTCAGAGAAGAAATAA
- the recN gene encoding DNA repair protein RecN — protein sequence MLTSLSIKNYALIDDLQANFNNGFTIITGETGAGKSILLGALSLILGKRADLSSLKDDTQKCIIEAVFDVSNYNLESIYEQEDLDYESQTIIRREILPSGKSRAFVNDSPVTVSSLQALGERLIDIHSQHQTMQLTDDAFQFQVIDALANVESVLADYKIKLKDYKSLKKELKTLLDFQAEANKEHEYNTFLLQELLDTKLVDGEFEALEAEYETLDNIEAIKEKIGASHQLLSDEQIGALAILTEVKSNFSKIATFSQTYKDLYDRIDSSLIELYDVFTEIEASEDALEADPNRLEFVNNRLQLLHNLKKKHLVSEISELIVIQNALDEKVGVTENLDKNIQKLKTEISKVEKTLNTLAKTIHTKRNDVIPTLKSQLETLLADLGMPNAQFEFTLSVASEFYANGKDDLKFLFSANKGGTFKPLNKAASGGELSRIMLAIKSVLSKYMQLPTIMFDEIDTGVSGEISNKMGVIMKQMSNSMQVFAITHLPQVAAKGDTHLKVYKEDVNQVTTTNLITIEGEERIVEIAQMLGGLELSSSAIAHAKQLLN from the coding sequence TTGCTTACATCCTTATCTATAAAAAACTATGCCTTAATCGACGATTTACAGGCAAATTTTAATAATGGTTTTACAATTATCACTGGAGAAACCGGTGCGGGTAAATCTATCTTATTAGGAGCTTTATCGCTAATTTTAGGTAAGCGTGCCGATTTATCGTCTTTAAAAGACGATACTCAAAAATGTATTATTGAAGCCGTTTTCGATGTCTCGAATTATAACTTAGAATCTATTTACGAACAGGAAGATTTAGATTACGAATCTCAAACAATCATTCGTCGTGAAATTTTGCCATCTGGTAAATCACGTGCTTTTGTAAACGATTCTCCTGTTACCGTAAGTAGCTTGCAGGCGTTGGGCGAGCGTTTAATCGATATACATTCGCAGCACCAAACCATGCAACTAACAGACGATGCGTTTCAGTTTCAAGTTATCGATGCTTTGGCAAATGTAGAATCTGTTTTAGCAGATTATAAAATCAAATTAAAAGATTATAAATCGCTTAAAAAAGAATTAAAGACCTTATTAGATTTTCAAGCCGAAGCCAATAAAGAGCATGAATACAATACGTTCTTATTACAAGAATTATTAGATACTAAATTGGTAGACGGTGAGTTTGAAGCCTTAGAAGCGGAATACGAAACACTCGATAATATTGAAGCTATTAAAGAAAAAATTGGTGCGTCACATCAGTTATTAAGCGACGAGCAAATAGGTGCGTTGGCGATATTAACCGAAGTAAAATCTAATTTCAGTAAAATAGCAACGTTTTCTCAAACCTATAAAGATTTATACGATAGAATAGACAGTAGCTTAATTGAATTATACGATGTTTTTACCGAAATTGAAGCTTCGGAAGATGCATTAGAAGCTGATCCAAACCGTTTAGAGTTTGTAAACAACAGATTGCAATTACTTCATAATTTGAAGAAAAAGCACTTGGTTTCAGAAATTTCAGAATTAATCGTCATTCAAAATGCTTTAGATGAAAAAGTAGGAGTAACAGAAAATCTTGATAAAAATATTCAGAAACTAAAAACTGAAATCAGTAAGGTTGAAAAGACTTTAAATACATTAGCGAAGACAATTCATACAAAACGTAACGATGTTATCCCGACGTTAAAATCGCAATTAGAAACTTTATTAGCAGATTTAGGTATGCCGAATGCACAGTTTGAATTTACACTTAGCGTGGCTTCAGAATTCTATGCTAATGGTAAAGACGATTTAAAATTTTTGTTTTCGGCTAATAAAGGCGGGACGTTTAAGCCGTTAAATAAAGCTGCATCTGGAGGTGAGTTGTCTCGAATTATGTTGGCCATAAAATCGGTATTATCAAAATATATGCAATTACCAACTATTATGTTCGATGAGATTGATACCGGAGTGTCTGGTGAAATATCGAATAAAATGGGAGTAATAATGAAACAGATGAGTAACAGTATGCAAGTGTTTGCTATTACGCATTTACCTCAAGTAGCTGCAAAAGGCGATACACATTTAAAAGTGTATAAAGAAGATGTAAATCAGGTTACAACCACGAATTTAATTACCATAGAAGGTGAAGAGCGTATTGTAGAAATAGCCCAAATGCTAGGCGGACTAGAATTATCTAGTTCGGCGATTGCACATGCAAAACAATTATTAAATTAA
- the porD gene encoding type IX secretion system protein PorD, with protein MRNLLFVLFLCLSVSVAAQELNCNVVVNAQQTGNENIQVFKTLEKQLTEFINNTQWTSRSYKVSERINCSMVIIVNEYASDLFKASIQVQSSRPVYGSSYSTPVYNYNDPNFTFNYAEFQNLIFSPTQFESNLISVLAFHIYMILGQDADTFKLKGGDEYLNQAQTIVNYSQQEGFKGWKVEDGLQSRYMLIDNMLSPTFKEYREVMYGYHRTGLDQMSTDVKGGKEDVAIAIEKFQTMNNRRPNSFLLRVFFDAKGDEIEEIFSDGPNVNVSSLVDVLNNVAPTYSSKWRNIKF; from the coding sequence ATGCGTAACTTATTATTTGTATTGTTTTTATGTCTTTCTGTTAGTGTAGCAGCTCAGGAATTAAACTGTAATGTGGTAGTTAATGCACAACAGACAGGTAATGAAAATATTCAAGTTTTTAAGACTTTAGAAAAGCAACTTACAGAATTTATAAATAATACGCAATGGACATCTAGAAGCTATAAAGTATCGGAACGTATAAATTGCAGTATGGTTATTATTGTAAACGAATATGCAAGCGATTTATTTAAAGCTTCTATACAAGTACAATCTTCTAGACCGGTTTATGGATCTTCGTATAGCACGCCGGTTTACAATTATAACGATCCTAATTTCACCTTTAATTACGCCGAATTTCAGAATTTAATCTTCAGTCCAACGCAATTCGAATCTAATTTAATTTCTGTTTTAGCATTTCATATTTATATGATTCTTGGTCAAGATGCAGACACTTTTAAATTAAAAGGAGGCGACGAGTATTTAAACCAAGCACAAACTATTGTAAATTATTCGCAACAAGAAGGCTTTAAAGGTTGGAAAGTTGAAGATGGTTTACAAAGCAGATATATGCTAATCGATAATATGTTGTCGCCAACATTTAAAGAATATCGAGAAGTCATGTACGGTTACCATAGAACAGGGTTAGACCAAATGAGCACCGACGTAAAAGGCGGTAAAGAAGATGTGGCAATTGCTATTGAAAAGTTTCAGACGATGAATAATCGTAGACCCAATTCTTTTTTATTACGAGTATTCTTTGATGCTAAAGGCGATGAAATAGAAGAGATTTTTTCCGATGGTCCAAATGTTAATGTGTCAAGTCTTGTGGACGTATTAAATAATGTCGCTCCGACATATTCAAGCAAATGGAGAAATATTAAGTTTTAA